A stretch of DNA from Synechococcus sp. PROS-9-1:
AGTACGTCGCATGCGAGGCAATCGGTATGAGTGCCGAGGCTCCGGTGGTGGTGGTGCGTGAGCTGGCAAAGCGCAACTTCATTGGCGCAGCTGCAGTTGTTGCATCTCACATTCGGGCTCTTGGAGCTCAGGTAAGCTTAGTTTCTGTAATCGGGAACGACAGCACCGCCAACTTGGTTCAGCAGGAATTGAATGCTCAAGGTATTAGCGATGCACTGACGCGAGATCCCTCACGGCCCACCACCTTTAAGAAACGTTATGTGGTGGAGAACCAGAAGTTGTTTCGAGTAAGTCGCCTTGAACAGCACAATCTTGATGCTCCAATTGAAGACAAGCTGATTGCTCGTTTGGAGGAGCTAGCACCCCATGTCCATGGCATTGTCGTTTCAGATTTTGTCTATGGGGTGGTAACTCCACGAGTGTTAGATGTAGTGCAGCAATTGTCTCAGCGTTATGGCTTATTGCTGTTTGGTGATTTGCAGTGCAGTAGTCAGGTCGGCTCAATTAGTCGTTTCCGAGATTTTTCTCTTCTATGTCCGAATGAACGTGAACTTCGCTTGGCTTTACAGGACAAAGACACTGGATTAGAGCGCCTGAGTCAGCAATTGATAGAAGAAACTAATTGTGAGCGTTTAATCGTGAAGTTGGCGTCAGACGGCTTTATTGCCTACGACCGTGACGATAAAGATCGGATTTCGAGTCAAGCCTTTCCTGCTCTTAGCGTCAATCCTCTAGATGTAACAGGAGCTGGGGATTCGGTCCTTTCAGTATTATCTACTGGTTTGGCCAGCAGACAGCCGATGATGCAAAGTGCAGCTTTGGCATGCTGTATGGCGGCATTGGCAGTTGAAACGATGGGAAACACACCGATTGGTGCTGATGAACTGCGTAACTACCTAAATGAGGTACTTCCTTTATGACTAGTCAGAAGATTCTGGTAATCGGAAGCAATAGCTTTAGTGGTTCCCATTTCGTGGCGGAAGCTCTGCGTGCGGGGCATGAGTTGTGGGGTGTCAGCCGCTCGCTCGAGTTGGATTCTGTCTTCTTGCCGTATCGCTGGCTTGAGAAGGTAAGTGGCCAACCACTGGCCACACCAGAGAACTTTCACTTCCAAACAATTGATCTCAACAGTCAACTTCCTGAGCTTCTGAAGTTGATTGATCTGGTTCAACCTGCATTTGTTGTGAATTTTGCGGCCCAAGGGATGGTAGCCGAAAGCTGGCTTAATCCCACTCATTGGTATCAAACCAATGTTGTTAGTCAAGTTGCTCTTCATGATGAGCTGCGTCAGCGCTCTTTCTTGAAAAAATATGTGCATGTGACCACTCCTGAGGTTTACGGCAGCACTGACGCCGGATGGATCAGTGAAACTAATCATTTTGCTCCTAGTACTCCTTATGCCGTTAGTCGGGCCGCGTGCGATTTGCATTTGCTGAGTTTTCATAAGGCCTATGAATTTCCAGTTGTTTTTACGCGTGCGGCCAATGTTTATGGGCCTGGTCAGCAGCTCTATCGAATCATTCCTCGTGCCATGCTTAGTGCTCGAACCGGTCAACCGATGCAACTACATGGAGGTGGCTACTCCGAACGCTGCTTCATCCACATCAAAGATGCAATGCAGGCCACGCTGAGGCTCGCGTTTGAGGCAGACCCTGGTAGCACTTGGCATCTTTCCACACGAGAGCCGATCAGTATTCGGGCGTTGGTGGAACAAATCTGCGGACGTTGCGGCGTTGCCTTTACCAATGTGGTTGAGGAGACGGGAGAGAGGCTCGGCAAAGACCAGAGCTACTTGCTTGATAGCGACTCAATTCGTAAAACTTTTGGTTGGACTGATGCAATTAGTCTTGAAGATGGGCTTTCCGATACAATTGCCTGGGTGGATAGTCACCTAGACCATCTCAAAACTCTTTCCTGGTCCTATCAACATAAAGCATGAAAATTCTCGTTACTGGTGGTAATGGCTATAAGGGGTCTGTCCTAGTTCCTTTGCTTCTATCTGAAGGTCATCAAGTCATAAGTTTTGATACTCAGTGGTTTGGAAATCATCTTCTTTCTCACGAAAATCTGATCAATATACAAGGAGATATTCGAGATATTGACTCAATTCCCCTAGATGGCGTGGAAACCATTATTCATTTTGCAAATATTGCTAATGATCCCGCTGTTGATCTTAACCCTACTTTGAGTTGGGAAGTGAATGTACTCGCTTCTCAGCAATTAGCTGATAAAGCAGTTCGGAAAGGTGTTAAACATATGCTCTATGCAAGTTCGGGTAGTGTTTATGGTTTAAAAGATGAACCCAATGTGACAGAAGATTTACCCTTGGTGCCAATTTCTGTCTACAATAAAACTAAAATGGTTGCAGAACGTGTTTTCTTGTCTTACATTGAAGAAATGCAAGTCCATTGCATTAGGCCTGCAACTGTTTGCGGTGTTTCCCCGCGTATGCGCCTTGATGTGAGCGTCAATATGTTGACTTATCAAGCTCTCAAAAACGGTAAAATCACTGTCTTTGGTGGCAACCAGACAAGGCCTAATATACACATTGATGATATTGTTAATGTTTATCGCCACTTCCTTAAACAGCCTGAATTGGCCAGCGGTTGTTATAATGCTGGCTTTGAAAATATATCAATCATGGATATTGCTAACTTAGTGAAGGAAAAAGTTGGTGCTGAAGTAGTAGTTTCTGAATCAAATGATCCAAGGTCCTATAGGCAAGATTCTTCCAAATTGCTTAGTACTGGCTTCTCCCCGACAAAATGTGTATCTTCAGCTATTGATGAAATTGTTGATGCATTCAACAAGGGTGTTTTGCCGGATGGTGAAAATTGCTATACCGTTAAAACAATGCGGCACCTTAGCATTTAAACTATGTTAAAACATAAAATATCGCATTTCTCTGAAATTTCTAAAAATCTTTTCTATTCGATGCTTCGCATTAGGATGGTTGAGGAAAAGATAGCTCATAAATACTCTGAACAACAAATGAGATGCCCGGTCCATTTAAGTATCGGTCAGGAAGCTCCAGCTGTAGGAGTTTGTTCAGCACTCGATAAGTCTGATTGGGTCTTTTCAGGGCATAGAAATCATGCTCATTATCTCGCCAAAGGTGGTGATTTGAAAGCAATGATTTCAGAAATATATGGTAAAGCTACTGGTTGCTGTGGAGGTAAAGGTGGATCAATGCACCTTACTGATAAATCTGCAGGTTTTATTGGTGCAACTCCCATTGTTGGTAGCACAATTCCGATAGCTGTTGGAGCAGCCTTAACTGCTAAGCGTACTTCCTCTAACCGTGTTGTTACGGTATTTCTTGGAGATGGGGCCATGGAGTCGGGAGTTGTTCACGAAAGCCTCAACTTTGCGGCAACAGCTAACCTTCCTGTTCTTTTTGTTTGCGAGAATAATTTATATTCTGTGTATTCCCCGCTTGATGTGAGGCAACCTCCCGGAAGGTCATTGTCAGACATAGCAAAAGCCCATTGCTTAAATACAATTACAGTTGATGGGAATAATGTAGGGGAAATCTATGATACTTCCTTCAAGGCTATTAATGATTTGCGCAATGGCTCTTTGCCGTATTTTCTAGAGCTGCCTACATATCGCTGGAGAGAACATTGTGGACCTGGTTATGATAATGACATTGGTTATCGTACTGAATTAGAATTTGAATCATGGAGAGAAAAAGATCCTATAGTTAAATTTAGTGATCATGTTGATCCTCAGGAATCAATGATGTGGGCTGAAGAAATCCAACAAGAGATTGAAGAAGCATTTGTTTTTGCCGAGACCTCTTGCTTTGCTCCCATTTCTTCTGCTTCCGAAAATGTATACCATTCAACAACTATTGCTTGTGAAAATAGTCATCTAACCTCTGATAGGGTGATCTCATATGCTGAAGCAATTCGAGAATCACAAGATTACGCACTTGCTAATGATCAAGGTGTATATTTAATGGGTTTGGGTGTGCCAGATCCAAAGGGGATATTCGGCACTACCTTAAATTTACAAAATGTTCATGGTATTGACAGAGTATTTGATATTCCACTATCAGAAAATGCGATTACAGGTGTGGCAATTGGTAGCGCCATAACTGGTATGAGGCCAATCTTGACACATCAAAGACTTGACTTTTCACTTGTGTCAATAGATCAGATAGTAAATCAGGCAGCAAAGTGGCACTATATGTTCAATGGAACAATGAGTGTTCCGTTGGTGATTAGGATGATAATCGGCCGAGGATGGGGACAAGGTCCACAACACAGTCAAAGTTTGCATGCTTGGTTTGCTCATATACCAGGATTAAAAGTTGTCATGCCATCTTCTGCATATGATGCTAAAGGTATGCTTTCTTCTGCAATTAAGGACAATAATCCTGTATTATTTTTAGAACATCGGTGGTTACATAACATCAAAGGGTTTGTCCCTTCTGAGCCTTACTTTATACCACTATCAAAAGCCGCTATTGTGCGCGAGGGGTCGGATATTACACTTGTTGGAGTTTCTTATATGACACTTGAATGTCTTAAAGCAGCTGAAACACTTTTACGGCTCAATATTAGCGTCGAAGTGATTGATCTCCGTTCTATACATCCATTAGATACTGAAACATTGTTGACTTCAGTCAATAAAACTAAAAGGCTTCTCGTTGTTGATCATGCGGAATCCACTTGTGGAATAAGTGCAGAAGTCATTGCACTAGTTGTTGAGAATTTTGGCAAAAGCCTCTTGTCAAATCCAAAGCGTGTTTGTTTACCTCCCCACCCAGTTCCAACTTGCCATGCTTTGGCATCTGAATATTATCCAACCTCAGATACAATCACGAGGTCTATCTTCTCCATTTTTAGTAAACCATGTGATTCTCTATTAAAAGAAGATGAGCAAACCCCTAAAGACCAACCTAATCGTGAATTCATAGGTCCATTCTGATGAACCAATCTAGTTGTACACTTATAGTTGGCATTACTAGTGGCATTGGATCTGCACTTGCTTCTCATTTTGAATCACTAAAATTAAATGTTGTGGGAACTTCGAGAAACACAGAGATTCCCACAGATAATAATTTCTATATTCATCCTCTTGATCTGGCGTCCCACGACTCAATCGATAAATTTGTTCACTTGTTTTCGGAAAAATATAGGTGGAATCGGTTAATCTTTTGTCCTGCTGTTATGGCACCTATCGGCAAATTTGATTCGATTGATATTCATGAATGGCTCTCTACTTTTAATATCAATTTCTCAAATCAGGTTTACCTTCTCCACTCAATTCTTTCATTTCGTATAGGTGATTGCCCTCATGTTTTATTCTTTGCCGGAGGTGGTACTAATTCTGCACCAAAGAACTATTCATCGTATACACTATCAAAGATCGCTCTAATCAAGTTGGTAGAGCTATTAGATGAGGAGATACAAGACACCTCTTTTACTATTTTGGGCCCAGGATGGGTAAAGACAAAGATTCATGAGCAATCTTTGGAACCCTCTTTGTCTCATCTTTCATCATATCAAGAGACTGTGAGACGTATTTCTGATTCTGATTTTGTTGGTATGGATAAAGTTATAGATAGTGTAATGTGGATTTTAGCTCAAGATAAGAAAACTGTTGGAGGTCGAAATTTTAGCACAGCTCATGATCCATTTGATTCTGATGACTTTGCGAGTAAATTAGTTTCTGATGCCGATGTCTTCAAGCTCAGAAGGCACGGCAATCATCTGTTCCAAACCAACCACATTCATTCATGAAATCACTCTCCACCCTTAATTTTATTCTACAGATACTCCCTTCCATTAACCATTCTCATGCTCGTTCCTCTTCAATTTATCAATATCTAGATGGTTTATTAAAGCCAGCTATAGATGATCTCTTTGGAGCAAATTCTGACTGTAGTGCTGATTTAGTTAATATTGGTAATCTGTGTCTACCGTATTTCTCTATGGGGACCATTAATTCAACGCACCTCTTTGGTTTGGATGAGTTAATAATTTTTTCTTTTTATCAAAAAAATATTCACCGATACAAATCAGTTGCTGATCTCGGTGCTAATATTGGTCTACATTCAATTAGTTTGAGTAAGTTGGGTTTTTCAGTTGACTCTTATGAGCCGGATCCAGAACATTTAGAGCGTATAAAGCTAAATATTGGTTTGAATAATGTAACTCCCAATATTATTGCTGCCGCGGTCTCAATTGACGACGGTGAAACTGAATTTACGCGAGTTGTGGGTAATACCACTGGCAGTCATCTCTCTGGAGCCAAAGACGAACCCTATGGTGAGCTGGAGCGTTTTTCTGTGCCCACGCGCGCATTTAAAAATATACTGCTTGAGCATGAACTCTTGAAAATTGATGTTGAAGGTCATGAGGCCAATATAATATGTTCAAGTGATCCAACTGATTGGACTAATTCAGATGCAATCGTAGAAGTTGGATCTATCTCCAATGCTGAGCGTATATTTAATCATTTTAGAGATTCCAATATCCATTTGTTTGCACAGTCTCTCTCATGGCAGGAAGTTTTCTCACTTTCTGACATGCCTTCTTCATACAAGGACGGCTCATTATTTATATCTAGTAAAGGTAAAATGCCATGGTAGTAAAAAAATTATCAGATCTAGTAGCGGATTTTTTATCAGAGAAATCTGTTCGCCATGTATTCGCAATTTCAGGTGGCGCCTCATTACATCTGATTCACTCCGTCGCAAATCATCCATCTATTGATTACATTTGTAATCATCATGAGCAAGCCTCTGCGATGGCTGCAGATGCATATTCTAGGATAACAGGTAATCTTGGTGTCGCAATTGCTACTAGTGGACCGGGTGCTACTAATTTGATCACTGGCTTATGTTGTAGTTATTACGATTCTGTGCCTGTTCTAGCAATCACTGGACAAGTGAATACGACTCGTATGGTTGGTAATACTGGAGTTCGTCAAGTTGGTTTTCAAGAAACACCCATTGTTAGTATATGTGCCCCGATAACCAAGTATGCTGTGCAAATTAGTGATCCTCTTGACATATTGTATGAATTAGAGAAGTGCTTTTTTATAGCTACTAGTGGACGTCCCGGACCTGTACTTGTTGATATCCCTGATGACTTTCAGAGGGTTTTGGTTGATAGATCAAAGTGTCGAAAATTCTTGCCAGACACGGATATTGTACCTACTATATACCCTAATCTTAATGACTCCTCAGCCTATATTATTTCTCAACTAAATATTTCGGAACGGCCTATTATTATTGCCGGTTGGGGTGTTCATCTCTCAGGATTTAAAAACCAGCTGCTTGAATTTGCTGAGAACTTTTCAATTCCAATTGCACTGACTTGGGGTGCCGCTGATCTTATTTCAGCATCTCATCCTCTTTTCGTAGGTACATTTGGTACACATGGGAATCGGCATGCCAACTTTGCGGTCCAGAATGCTGACCTTATTATTTCCTTTGGTTCAAGACTGGATACTAAGTCGACGGGTTCACCGGTGAATACTTTTGCTAGACAGGCAAAAAAAATTGTCGTTGATGTTGACCCCTCTGAGCTTTCGAAGTTTTCCCATTTTGGCTTGAAAATAGACTCCCTTATCCTGCAGGATCTAAAATTTGCTAATTTGAAACCTCTTATTCATAGGGCTAAAGAATTTTCTTTTGCATCAAAACTGCCTTGGTTAGATCAAATCAAGGATTGGAAAAGCCTCTTTACATTAATGGATGATAACGCAAGGAAATCAATCTGTACAGAAAAAGTTAATCCCTATGTAGTTTTTGATTTGTTAAGCCAATCCATATGTACAGAGACAAATTTAATTTTTGATACTGGTTGTGCACTTGCATGGGGGATGCAATCTTATCTGCCAAATCACCTGACAAGGATCTTCCACGATTTCAATAATACCGCAATGGGGTGGTCACTTCCAGCCGCTATTGCATCTGCTTTGGCAACTCCTTGTAGGGATACTATTTGCCTTATTGGTGATGGCTCTTTTATGATGTCTCTTCATGAACTTGCAGTAATCAAGCGCTACAAACTGCCAATTAAGATTTTCTTATTTAATAACTCTGGATATGGAATGATCCAACAAACTCAAGATCAATGGCTTGATTCGGATTATGTTGCTTCCTCTTACGAAGGCGGTCTTGACTTTCCTGACTTCAGATCTTTGGCAAATTCTTTTTCCCTGAAATATGCTGAAGTCGCCTCTAATGATTCTATTGAATCTTGCGTCAGCAATGTTTTAAAGGAATCCATGCCTATACTTTGCAATTTCATTGTTTCAGATAAGATGCGAGTCATTCCACAAGTTAAGGCCGGTTATCCTAATGAAGATTTAGAACCTCTCTTGGCTAGAGAAGTCTTCTATGATCAAATGATAATCCCCCCATTCAGTCCGGATAGTCAGCGTCCATTAAATTATCAAGCTTAGGTACTTTTTGATATGAGCACCTTGCAATTTATTTTACACTTATTGAAACTTATTGGCTCTTGTGCCAAGTTTTTTTCATTGTTTATTAGAATTACAGTATCTCTTTTACTGCATTTTAAGATCGCTTCTGCCTCTAAATTTCTACGACAATTAACTCTGTCAGTTGAGTTTATACTCGAACATGGCAGTAAATCTAGTCCAATAAAATATTCCCCTTTTTTGTTACTGCCAACAGATGCTCTGGTATTGTATTCAGAACATCAATCTATATTGCATAATGCTAATTCCGCTTATGCATTTGCATGCTGGGATGAGACTAAAAATTTGTTGTATTCTTCTTTAACAATAGAAGATAAAGCATCTTCTTTACACTCAATTGATCCTTTAGATCTTCGGATTATTGGTTCTGAAATTGTTGGTTCTATCGGTCACTCTTCGTTTGGCTTAGCATTACGAGCTCGTATGAATTTTTTGGGCCATAATCCTGTCAAAAGCTATTGGATACTTGCTGGTTTAACTTCTAATGAATACTTTTTAAGGCTTTGGGGTCAACATTTTGATTCTTTTCTTAATGTTAGTCGTTCTGAGCAGAAAGCTATTGAAAATAGTCTCTGGCCCATTGTTGAGTCGATACAAACCATTCGGACTTTTGACGGATATTTAGACTTAGTTAGTGCACATAATAGGTATGCATTAGCTTGGGAGAAGGAATCATTTCCGCCCTTGATTAAACTTTCAGATAATGACCAGACTCGTGCTGAGCATTTTTTTGCTGAACGCAATTGGCAGATTCCTAAATTTATAGTTACATTACATGTTCGCGAAGCTACAGTAGCAGAAGGAAGGTTATATGGAAGGAATGCTTGCATCAGTTCTTATCTTCCAGCCATCGATGAAATCTCACAGCATGGGGGTCTTGTATTCAGAATTGGTAACAATAGGATGACCCCATTACGACATCCTGGCGTTATTGATCTCACACAAGAAAAGGAGATTCCAGAGTGGCTTAATATTTATCTCATTGCTAAGAGTCGCTTTATGATTGCAACCACTTCAGGACCGATAGGTGTTGCGGCAGCCTTTGGTGTACCAATTCTTTGGACAAATATGCCCGATATTGGTAAAGCTGTTTTTCATGCTAAATCTTTATGCTTACCTAAAATGATCAGGCGCCCCTGTGGCGACTTAATGTCTTTAAACGAGACTCTCGATTCTGTTTTTGGCTGGAGTGATTCATTTATACACAACATAAGAGATAAAAATAATGTTCAAGGATATACTTGGGTTGACAATACTGCGCCTGAAATCAAAGAAGCTACAGTTGAAATGCTTAATGGTTGGACACAATTTGAGTCTGATTATCAATCGTGCTGGTCTCAATCTCTTCAGGATTTTGGCAGTTCAGGCTCTACTAGAGTATCGGATACCTTTTTAGTATCGCACGCTAGGGATTTGAGACTATAAAACCCACTAAGCCTACATATAGATTTTTATTTTTTTGGGATATGTTTATTCATTTCTTTTTTGGGCATAGCTTTAGTAGTTTGCTGTCATTCTAAATCTTCTATCTTCAGATTTGTCTCTCGATTTAGAAGATAATTAGTTTTCTAGATGATCAAGCCGGTTGAGTATTCACCGCTTTGTATGCAACTAGCTCCTTATTTGCAAGTTTGGAGCTGATCCTACTTATAGTCGTTGAATAATCTTTTTACTTTTTAGTAAGCACTATCTTCAGTTAGTGTCTGTAATGCAAAATTATACTTCATCGGATTATTCCCTACCAACTCTGTGCTATAATTGGTGTTATTAATTTTAATCGTGGGAATCACCAAGCAAGTTATCAAAGCGCTTATTGCCGAGCATTCCTTCAGGCCTATATCTGGTAACTGGCTTTCGTTTGGTAGCCAAACCGTCAATGTTGATAAGTCTACGTTAATTAATATTTGTGGCCAATCTTGTGTTGATAAACTTTCTTTGGATACTAGTACTAGGCATGGAGCTGGTAGTCGATACTCAGACAGCTCCCTGATTGAGTCTCTTTTCTCTGTGAGTTACAAAACTGTCGATAAGAGTGCTTATGAGTCTTCTAATCTAGTATTGGACTTGTCAAGGCCCATTCCACCTGAATTGGAGTCTTCCTACGATTTTCTTTACACAGGTGGTTGTTTGGATAATGTTTTTTCTCCAGCAGACGTTTTGATTAATAGTTCACGCTTGCTTAATAGTAATGGTCGTGTTCTCCACTATGAATCAGCCTCAAGGCTTCTTGGAGCTTTTACATTTGTGACTGCTGAATGGTTCTTGTCTTATTATGCTGCTAATAATTTCCTCGACTGCAAAGTCTACCTCTTGTGTCAAACCAAGCCTGGCTTGTCTAGGTTTGACTATGATGTACATATTTTCAATTATTCTCACGAATTTACCCGTTCGAAAAATTTAGATTATTTTCGATCAGGATGCTCATTACCTGGGATACAGTATCTTTTAGTTGTTGCAGAGAAAGGTCCATCTTCTACCTGTGACGTTATACCTGATCAACTCCAATACCTTGATTCTAACAGCGTTGACTGGCCAAATATCGCTAAAAAGTATAGCTATTCGAAACGCCCTTTGCTTGAAACATCTAGGACTGCACAAATTGAGCTTCCTTTTCTTTCCGATCATTATACTTATCTTGGAAGTTGCTTCTGATTATAGATTCTCTTCGAGGATGGTTAATATTTCAATAATTTGGCAATCCTGTTAATTTTATCTTCTTGTGATAAACTTGTTCGTCTTAATATTACTCTTTTCTGCAAGCCCTCGTCTTCGTTCCTTTGACTGATCTTTTATTTGTCAAACAATTTTGGCTCTACTGATTATTTATATATCACTGATTAGATATTATATCAGTAAACTTCATTGTTTGCTTGTCTATTGGTAATTTATTATCTAATTTCCTAAGTATCCAATGCTTTTGGGAATATGTTACTACTAACCCTGCTCTTAAGGCAGCCACCTCTTTTTGAAGATATTATGCTATATTGTTATTACATTATTCATTATCCTGCTAGCTAAAGCATAATTTTCGTCATGTATTTAAGAAAGTTTTTTCTTCTGCCATTATCTCTATTGTTATTCATAGTATCCCTTGTTCTCTCCTCTATATTTTATCGTAAAAAAATTTATAGCGTCCATTTCTGTCATAAATTTTTTGGTCATGCTGCTATAGAGCCTGCAATTGCTTCTTCCTTTGCTTCCTCAAATAATATAAAATTATTTACTTCCTTTCAAGGCTTTTCCGACGACCATAATTCTTTTCTTTACTCCATTTTACGCTCTTTGTTTTCTGATTCCTTTGTTCCCTTTTCATACCTGCATTATATATACAACAATTCTTTTTCTTTTATCAAGTATATTACATCGTTTTTTTATTCCCCACTTCTTCCGAATAGGATTGATAGAGAGCTCTTTTATCTGCCATATCTTTCGACTGACTTGATTTTTCCATGGCGAACATTTGCTAGAAAAAAGCTTAACCTTCCGTCTGATTTTTCATATCCTTCCTCCTTTCCAGTTCTTATTGCATGTAGGACTAGCCATTTTTACAAAAACTCTTCAGCCGTACTTGAACAAAATTATCGTAATTTACAGACCGTCGAAATTGAGCATCTTTTACGTTCTTTTTTGGTTAATGACGATTCCACAACTTTTATAATATATACATCACATTCCATTATTAATTATTTACTCCCAAGATTTCAACAATATGAGTCTAGACTTGAGTTTGT
This window harbors:
- a CDS encoding PfkB family carbohydrate kinase; its protein translation is MLAYGHFTTIHPGHIRYLRHAKNLGEKLSIALIGDGKPDQSPYLFSQSERADALSLLGIADTIVLLRGDELIEAIQMLSPEVLVLGTELQGLPSLDLPIAVLKDQGGSVQFHAGEVSYASTHLLMNSEKDIRQQRRLQFVAACHRQGLSRGHLLASMQAWNKAHLIVLGDTIVDQYVACEAIGMSAEAPVVVVRELAKRNFIGAAAVVASHIRALGAQVSLVSVIGNDSTANLVQQELNAQGISDALTRDPSRPTTFKKRYVVENQKLFRVSRLEQHNLDAPIEDKLIARLEELAPHVHGIVVSDFVYGVVTPRVLDVVQQLSQRYGLLLFGDLQCSSQVGSISRFRDFSLLCPNERELRLALQDKDTGLERLSQQLIEETNCERLIVKLASDGFIAYDRDDKDRISSQAFPALSVNPLDVTGAGDSVLSVLSTGLASRQPMMQSAALACCMAALAVETMGNTPIGADELRNYLNEVLPL
- a CDS encoding NAD(P)-dependent oxidoreductase — its product is MTSQKILVIGSNSFSGSHFVAEALRAGHELWGVSRSLELDSVFLPYRWLEKVSGQPLATPENFHFQTIDLNSQLPELLKLIDLVQPAFVVNFAAQGMVAESWLNPTHWYQTNVVSQVALHDELRQRSFLKKYVHVTTPEVYGSTDAGWISETNHFAPSTPYAVSRAACDLHLLSFHKAYEFPVVFTRAANVYGPGQQLYRIIPRAMLSARTGQPMQLHGGGYSERCFIHIKDAMQATLRLAFEADPGSTWHLSTREPISIRALVEQICGRCGVAFTNVVEETGERLGKDQSYLLDSDSIRKTFGWTDAISLEDGLSDTIAWVDSHLDHLKTLSWSYQHKA
- a CDS encoding NAD(P)-dependent oxidoreductase — encoded protein: MKILVTGGNGYKGSVLVPLLLSEGHQVISFDTQWFGNHLLSHENLINIQGDIRDIDSIPLDGVETIIHFANIANDPAVDLNPTLSWEVNVLASQQLADKAVRKGVKHMLYASSGSVYGLKDEPNVTEDLPLVPISVYNKTKMVAERVFLSYIEEMQVHCIRPATVCGVSPRMRLDVSVNMLTYQALKNGKITVFGGNQTRPNIHIDDIVNVYRHFLKQPELASGCYNAGFENISIMDIANLVKEKVGAEVVVSESNDPRSYRQDSSKLLSTGFSPTKCVSSAIDEIVDAFNKGVLPDGENCYTVKTMRHLSI
- a CDS encoding alpha-ketoacid dehydrogenase subunit alpha/beta, with product MLRIRMVEEKIAHKYSEQQMRCPVHLSIGQEAPAVGVCSALDKSDWVFSGHRNHAHYLAKGGDLKAMISEIYGKATGCCGGKGGSMHLTDKSAGFIGATPIVGSTIPIAVGAALTAKRTSSNRVVTVFLGDGAMESGVVHESLNFAATANLPVLFVCENNLYSVYSPLDVRQPPGRSLSDIAKAHCLNTITVDGNNVGEIYDTSFKAINDLRNGSLPYFLELPTYRWREHCGPGYDNDIGYRTELEFESWREKDPIVKFSDHVDPQESMMWAEEIQQEIEEAFVFAETSCFAPISSASENVYHSTTIACENSHLTSDRVISYAEAIRESQDYALANDQGVYLMGLGVPDPKGIFGTTLNLQNVHGIDRVFDIPLSENAITGVAIGSAITGMRPILTHQRLDFSLVSIDQIVNQAAKWHYMFNGTMSVPLVIRMIIGRGWGQGPQHSQSLHAWFAHIPGLKVVMPSSAYDAKGMLSSAIKDNNPVLFLEHRWLHNIKGFVPSEPYFIPLSKAAIVREGSDITLVGVSYMTLECLKAAETLLRLNISVEVIDLRSIHPLDTETLLTSVNKTKRLLVVDHAESTCGISAEVIALVVENFGKSLLSNPKRVCLPPHPVPTCHALASEYYPTSDTITRSIFSIFSKPCDSLLKEDEQTPKDQPNREFIGPF
- a CDS encoding SDR family oxidoreductase; amino-acid sequence: MNQSSCTLIVGITSGIGSALASHFESLKLNVVGTSRNTEIPTDNNFYIHPLDLASHDSIDKFVHLFSEKYRWNRLIFCPAVMAPIGKFDSIDIHEWLSTFNINFSNQVYLLHSILSFRIGDCPHVLFFAGGGTNSAPKNYSSYTLSKIALIKLVELLDEEIQDTSFTILGPGWVKTKIHEQSLEPSLSHLSSYQETVRRISDSDFVGMDKVIDSVMWILAQDKKTVGGRNFSTAHDPFDSDDFASKLVSDADVFKLRRHGNHLFQTNHIHS
- a CDS encoding FkbM family methyltransferase, whose product is MKSLSTLNFILQILPSINHSHARSSSIYQYLDGLLKPAIDDLFGANSDCSADLVNIGNLCLPYFSMGTINSTHLFGLDELIIFSFYQKNIHRYKSVADLGANIGLHSISLSKLGFSVDSYEPDPEHLERIKLNIGLNNVTPNIIAAAVSIDDGETEFTRVVGNTTGSHLSGAKDEPYGELERFSVPTRAFKNILLEHELLKIDVEGHEANIICSSDPTDWTNSDAIVEVGSISNAERIFNHFRDSNIHLFAQSLSWQEVFSLSDMPSSYKDGSLFISSKGKMPW
- a CDS encoding thiamine pyrophosphate-binding protein, encoding MVVKKLSDLVADFLSEKSVRHVFAISGGASLHLIHSVANHPSIDYICNHHEQASAMAADAYSRITGNLGVAIATSGPGATNLITGLCCSYYDSVPVLAITGQVNTTRMVGNTGVRQVGFQETPIVSICAPITKYAVQISDPLDILYELEKCFFIATSGRPGPVLVDIPDDFQRVLVDRSKCRKFLPDTDIVPTIYPNLNDSSAYIISQLNISERPIIIAGWGVHLSGFKNQLLEFAENFSIPIALTWGAADLISASHPLFVGTFGTHGNRHANFAVQNADLIISFGSRLDTKSTGSPVNTFARQAKKIVVDVDPSELSKFSHFGLKIDSLILQDLKFANLKPLIHRAKEFSFASKLPWLDQIKDWKSLFTLMDDNARKSICTEKVNPYVVFDLLSQSICTETNLIFDTGCALAWGMQSYLPNHLTRIFHDFNNTAMGWSLPAAIASALATPCRDTICLIGDGSFMMSLHELAVIKRYKLPIKIFLFNNSGYGMIQQTQDQWLDSDYVASSYEGGLDFPDFRSLANSFSLKYAEVASNDSIESCVSNVLKESMPILCNFIVSDKMRVIPQVKAGYPNEDLEPLLAREVFYDQMIIPPFSPDSQRPLNYQA